A single window of Bradyrhizobium daqingense DNA harbors:
- a CDS encoding class I SAM-dependent methyltransferase — protein MAEQTIRFDDGAAYEQMMGIWSRFAGNIFLDWLAPPAGLRWIDIGCGNGAFTELLVERCSPAEVQGIDPSAEQLAFARTRPGARVANFSQGDAMALPFADGSFDAAVMALVLVFVPDPAKGISEMVRVVAPGGVVATYMWDMLGGGFPLDPIYEQIKAMGLEATRPPRMDASRMQALQDLWIGAGLEEVQTREITVHRTFADFDDFWITGLKSPALRPTVAAMKPGEVEMLISRVRANLPAGADGRITCSARAHAIKGRKPG, from the coding sequence ATGGCAGAGCAGACAATTCGTTTCGACGACGGTGCCGCCTACGAGCAGATGATGGGAATTTGGAGCCGCTTCGCCGGCAATATATTCCTTGACTGGCTGGCACCTCCCGCGGGCTTGCGGTGGATCGACATCGGTTGCGGCAACGGGGCCTTTACTGAGCTGTTGGTCGAGCGATGCAGTCCCGCCGAAGTCCAGGGTATCGATCCCTCGGCGGAGCAACTCGCTTTTGCACGTACTCGGCCCGGCGCGCGCGTGGCAAATTTTAGCCAGGGCGATGCCATGGCCCTCCCTTTCGCCGATGGCAGCTTCGATGCGGCTGTGATGGCGCTGGTTCTCGTGTTCGTTCCGGATCCCGCCAAGGGTATCAGCGAAATGGTGCGAGTCGTTGCTCCCGGCGGCGTCGTCGCGACGTATATGTGGGACATGTTGGGCGGCGGCTTTCCGCTTGATCCGATCTACGAGCAGATAAAGGCCATGGGTCTTGAGGCGACCCGTCCGCCGCGGATGGACGCGTCCCGGATGCAAGCGTTGCAAGACCTGTGGATCGGAGCAGGTCTGGAGGAGGTGCAAACGCGAGAGATCACCGTGCACCGGACTTTCGCAGATTTCGATGATTTCTGGATCACAGGCCTGAAGTCTCCCGCGCTTCGGCCTACCGTCGCCGCGATGAAGCCCGGCGAGGTCGAGATGCTCATCTCACGCGTCCGTGCGAACCTGCCGGCGGGGGCCGATGGCCGCATCACCTGTAGTGCGCGCGCGCACGCGATCAAGGGGCGCAAGCCCGGATAG
- the hpaH gene encoding 2-oxo-hept-4-ene-1,7-dioate hydratase: protein MLDAATIERLAARLDEAERTKSLIPMFTKEYPDFGIEDAYAIQRAWTKLQLGRGRVIKGHKIGLTSKAMQNAVGINEPDYGVLFADMFYADATPIPFDRFHAPRIEVELAFVLKAPLRGPDCTIFDVLNATDYVTPALEILETRMHRVDPETGKTRKVMDTISDNAANAALVLGGRPFRPLDADLRWIGALLFRNGEVEETGLAAGVLNHPASGIAWLANRLAPHDEHLAAGEVVLAGSFTRPVDIRRGDTFHADYGAFGSVSCRFV from the coding sequence ATGCTGGATGCCGCCACGATCGAACGCCTCGCCGCGCGCCTCGACGAGGCCGAGCGCACCAAATCGCTGATCCCGATGTTCACGAAGGAATATCCCGACTTCGGCATCGAGGATGCCTATGCAATCCAGCGCGCCTGGACCAAGCTTCAGCTCGGGCGCGGCCGCGTCATCAAGGGCCACAAGATCGGCCTGACCTCGAAGGCGATGCAGAACGCGGTCGGCATCAACGAGCCCGATTACGGCGTGCTGTTCGCCGACATGTTCTACGCCGACGCGACGCCGATCCCGTTCGACCGCTTCCACGCACCGCGGATCGAGGTCGAGCTCGCCTTCGTGCTGAAGGCGCCGCTGCGCGGGCCCGACTGCACCATCTTCGACGTGCTCAACGCCACCGACTACGTCACGCCCGCACTCGAAATCCTGGAGACGCGCATGCATCGCGTCGACCCCGAGACGGGCAAGACGCGCAAGGTGATGGACACGATCTCGGACAATGCCGCGAATGCGGCGCTGGTGCTCGGCGGAAGGCCGTTCCGCCCCCTGGATGCGGATCTGCGCTGGATCGGCGCGCTGCTGTTCCGCAACGGCGAGGTTGAGGAAACCGGGCTTGCCGCGGGCGTGCTCAATCACCCGGCGAGCGGCATCGCCTGGCTCGCCAACCGCCTCGCGCCGCATGACGAACATCTCGCGGCCGGCGAGGTGGTGCTGGCGGGCTCGTTCACGCGCCCGGTCGACATCCGTCGCGGCGACACCTTCCATGCCGATTACGGCGCGTTCGGCTCGGTGTCGTGCCGGTTCGTTTGA
- a CDS encoding Twin-arginine translocation pathway signal, whose translation MTTVFNRRNLLVAGGSVLATGVLASAVPGLLLPARAAGLAPTETMSGGANNYRKGAAIVERIGKGGFWMSGTVRRAGDGAPLSGQRIQIWAHTVEGQEHEPQSHGATLTDKDGKFRLEMPQIIPIFGQPHGHLAYDSGEFKTVFLRPVMRSAKETSLEAHFVLQPA comes from the coding sequence ATGACCACGGTATTCAACCGCCGCAATCTCCTCGTCGCCGGCGGCTCCGTCCTCGCAACCGGCGTCTTGGCATCCGCCGTTCCCGGCCTCTTGTTGCCCGCCCGTGCGGCAGGCCTCGCGCCGACCGAAACGATGTCGGGTGGAGCGAACAACTATCGAAAGGGCGCGGCGATCGTGGAGCGGATCGGCAAGGGCGGCTTCTGGATGAGCGGCACCGTCCGCCGTGCCGGCGATGGCGCGCCGCTCTCCGGCCAGCGCATCCAGATCTGGGCGCACACGGTGGAAGGGCAGGAGCACGAGCCGCAGAGCCACGGCGCCACGCTCACCGACAAGGACGGCAAGTTCCGGCTCGAAATGCCGCAGATCATTCCCATCTTCGGCCAGCCGCACGGCCACCTCGCCTATGACAGCGGCGAGTTCAAGACGGTGTTCCTGCGGCCGGTGATGCGCAGCGCAAAGGAAACCAGCCTCGAGGCGCACTTCGTGCTGCAGCCGGCCTGA
- a CDS encoding IclR family transcriptional regulator has translation MDRTALARNATEPREGAQAIRRALAVLRILAAGREDGVPLAEVVRATGLTRPTVHRIVHVLIEEGIVERHERTGRYAIGNQVPELALARPRPSRLLVAANPSLRRASTEIGDTLFLTVRTGNDTLCVDRRIGVYPIQVLSIEVGARRPLGVSSAGVAILAAMPAQDARKIVAANEKRFEAYRTDVATVMGEVTAARRLGYGKREIGLVQGTKSISTWIKTPDGRPAAAMTVSAVRTRLGPRREQEVAEILLREAGIIEQAIRG, from the coding sequence ATGGACAGAACGGCACTCGCTCGCAATGCAACGGAACCGCGCGAGGGCGCGCAGGCGATCCGCCGCGCGCTCGCCGTGCTGCGCATTCTGGCCGCAGGGCGCGAAGACGGCGTCCCGCTGGCCGAGGTGGTTAGGGCCACGGGCCTCACCCGCCCGACCGTGCATCGCATCGTCCACGTGCTGATCGAGGAAGGCATCGTCGAGCGGCACGAGCGGACTGGCCGCTACGCGATCGGCAACCAGGTGCCGGAGCTGGCGCTCGCGCGTCCCCGGCCGTCGCGGCTCCTGGTTGCCGCCAATCCGTCGCTGCGACGCGCCTCGACCGAGATCGGCGACACGCTGTTCCTGACGGTGCGCACCGGCAACGACACGCTGTGCGTCGACCGCAGGATCGGCGTCTATCCGATCCAGGTGCTGTCGATCGAGGTCGGCGCGCGCCGGCCGCTCGGCGTCTCAAGCGCCGGCGTCGCGATCCTCGCCGCGATGCCGGCACAGGACGCGCGCAAAATCGTCGCAGCCAACGAGAAGCGATTCGAAGCCTACCGGACCGATGTGGCGACGGTGATGGGCGAGGTGACGGCCGCAAGACGGCTGGGCTACGGCAAGCGGGAGATCGGCCTCGTGCAGGGCACGAAATCGATCTCGACCTGGATCAAGACGCCGGACGGCCGGCCGGCCGCCGCGATGACGGTCTCCGCCGTTCGCACCAGGCTCGGCCCCCGCCGCGAGCAGGAGGTCGCGGAGATATTGCTGCGCGAGGCTGGGATCATCGAGCAGGCGATCCGAGGTTAG
- a CDS encoding O-acetylhomoserine aminocarboxypropyltransferase has product MPAPKPPAFETLSLHAGQHPDPATGARAVPIFQTTSYVFQDSDHAAALFNLERAGHIYTRISNPTTGVLEERLAALEGGVGAICTASGMAALHLAIATLLNAGDHIVASSSLYGGTINLLAHTLPRFGITTSFVKPRDLDAFRSAIKPNTRLVIGETIGNPGLEVLDIPKVAAIAHEAKIPLLIDNTFATPYLSRPIELGADIVMHSATKWIGGHGIAIGGAIIDGGRFDWRGSGKFGVLTEPYGGYHGIVFDEQFGTAAFIMRARTEGLRDFGACLSPTNAFQLLQGVETLGVRMDRHMQNTHLVLEALKANKAVDWVLHPSLENHTDYQLAKTLLPRGAGSIVSFGIKGGRPAGRKFIEQLRMISHLANVGDAKSLVIHPASTTHQQMDAEQLKAAGIGEELVRLSVGIETASDIIDDLAQALRISQKV; this is encoded by the coding sequence ATGCCCGCGCCGAAACCGCCTGCCTTCGAGACCCTGAGCCTGCATGCGGGCCAGCATCCAGATCCCGCAACCGGCGCCCGGGCGGTGCCGATCTTCCAGACCACCTCCTACGTGTTCCAGGATTCCGATCACGCCGCGGCGCTGTTCAATTTGGAGCGCGCTGGCCATATCTATACGCGCATCTCCAATCCGACCACGGGTGTGCTGGAGGAGCGGCTTGCGGCGCTGGAAGGCGGCGTCGGCGCGATCTGCACCGCCAGCGGCATGGCCGCGCTGCATCTGGCCATCGCGACGCTGCTCAATGCCGGCGACCACATCGTCGCGTCGAGCTCGCTCTATGGCGGCACCATCAACCTCCTGGCGCACACGCTGCCGCGCTTCGGCATCACCACGAGCTTCGTCAAGCCGCGCGACCTCGACGCGTTCCGCAGCGCGATCAAGCCGAACACCAGGCTCGTGATCGGCGAGACCATCGGCAATCCCGGGCTGGAAGTCCTCGACATTCCCAAGGTCGCGGCGATCGCGCATGAGGCGAAGATACCGCTGCTGATCGACAACACCTTCGCCACGCCCTATCTCAGCCGCCCGATCGAGCTCGGGGCCGACATCGTCATGCATTCGGCGACCAAATGGATCGGCGGCCACGGCATCGCGATCGGCGGCGCCATCATCGACGGCGGCCGGTTCGACTGGCGCGGGTCCGGCAAATTCGGCGTGCTGACCGAGCCCTATGGCGGCTATCACGGCATCGTCTTCGACGAGCAATTCGGTACCGCGGCTTTCATCATGCGCGCCCGCACCGAAGGCCTGCGCGATTTCGGCGCCTGCCTGTCGCCGACCAATGCATTTCAGCTGCTGCAAGGCGTCGAGACGCTCGGCGTGCGCATGGACCGGCATATGCAGAACACGCATCTCGTACTGGAGGCCCTCAAGGCCAACAAGGCCGTCGACTGGGTGCTGCATCCCTCGCTGGAAAATCACACGGACTATCAGCTTGCCAAGACGCTGCTGCCGCGCGGCGCCGGCTCCATCGTCTCCTTCGGCATCAAGGGCGGCCGGCCCGCGGGCCGCAAATTTATCGAGCAGCTGCGCATGATCAGCCATCTCGCCAATGTCGGCGACGCCAAGTCGCTGGTGATCCACCCCGCCTCGACCACGCATCAGCAGATGGATGCCGAGCAGCTCAAGGCCGCCGGCATCGGCGAGGAGCTGGTGCGGCTCTCGGTCGGCATCGAGACGGCAAGCGACATCATCGACGATCTCGCCCAGGCGCTCCGCATCTCGCAGAAGGTTTAA
- a CDS encoding RidA family protein — protein MTGHQRRRSIHIGGFKHVNPIPNACRIGNLVMSGVILGRDPATNAMPESLDAQCANMFAHMKATVEAAGGTTDDIIKMTVWLKDRSQRGPVNVEWLKMFPDEHSRPARHALPMDNMDGGALVQCDFTAVID, from the coding sequence ATGACGGGTCACCAGCGGCGCAGGAGCATCCACATCGGCGGCTTCAAGCACGTCAACCCCATTCCGAACGCCTGCCGCATCGGCAATCTCGTGATGTCGGGCGTCATCCTCGGCCGCGATCCCGCGACCAATGCGATGCCCGAGAGCCTCGACGCCCAATGCGCCAACATGTTCGCGCATATGAAGGCGACGGTGGAGGCCGCCGGCGGCACCACCGACGACATCATCAAGATGACGGTGTGGCTGAAGGACCGCTCGCAGCGCGGGCCCGTCAATGTCGAGTGGCTGAAGATGTTTCCGGACGAGCATTCCCGGCCCGCGCGTCACGCGCTGCCGATGGACAACATGGACGGCGGCGCGCTGGTGCAGTGCGACTTCACCGCCGTGATCGACTGA
- a CDS encoding LLM class flavin-dependent oxidoreductase, whose product MIPFSVLDLAPIRQGGDASQAFRNSLDLAQHAEKWGYKRFWLAEHHNMTGIASAATSVVIGHVAGGTKTIRVGSGGIMLPNHSPLVIAEQFGTLESLYPGRIDLGLGRAPGTDQFTARALRRDLATTSENFPHDVLELQALLGDVQPNQAIRAVPGMGTKVPLWILGSSTFGAQLAAMLGLPFAFASHFAPQMMMPALREYRARFEPSAQLDKPYAMIGVNVFAADSDEEARRMFSSLQQQFINLRRGTPGPLPPPVDDMDTLWSPAEKAGVAQSLSCSAVGSPAAVEERLKALIAETGADELMTTGQIYDHSARLRSFEIAAEVRERLAKQPAV is encoded by the coding sequence ATGATCCCCTTTTCCGTGCTCGACCTCGCGCCCATTCGCCAGGGCGGCGACGCGTCGCAGGCGTTTCGCAACTCGCTCGATCTCGCCCAGCATGCGGAGAAATGGGGCTACAAGCGGTTCTGGCTTGCCGAGCATCACAACATGACGGGGATCGCGAGCGCGGCGACGTCGGTGGTGATCGGGCATGTCGCGGGCGGGACCAAGACGATCCGCGTCGGCTCCGGCGGGATCATGCTGCCGAACCATTCGCCGCTGGTCATCGCCGAGCAGTTCGGCACGCTGGAATCGCTCTATCCCGGGCGGATCGATCTCGGGCTCGGCCGCGCGCCGGGCACCGACCAGTTCACGGCGCGTGCATTGCGGCGCGACCTCGCCACCACGTCCGAGAATTTTCCGCATGACGTGCTGGAATTGCAGGCGCTGCTCGGCGACGTGCAGCCTAATCAGGCCATCCGCGCCGTGCCAGGCATGGGCACCAAGGTGCCGCTGTGGATCCTGGGATCGAGCACGTTTGGCGCGCAGCTTGCGGCGATGCTCGGACTGCCCTTCGCCTTCGCCTCGCATTTCGCGCCGCAGATGATGATGCCGGCGCTACGCGAATATCGCGCGCGCTTCGAGCCATCGGCGCAGCTCGACAAGCCCTATGCGATGATCGGCGTCAACGTGTTCGCGGCCGACAGCGACGAAGAGGCGCGGCGGATGTTCTCATCGCTGCAGCAGCAGTTCATCAATTTGCGCCGCGGCACGCCCGGCCCGCTGCCGCCGCCGGTCGACGACATGGACACGCTGTGGTCGCCGGCGGAGAAGGCTGGCGTTGCGCAGTCGCTATCGTGCTCGGCGGTGGGCTCGCCCGCCGCGGTGGAAGAGAGGCTGAAGGCGCTGATTGCCGAGACCGGAGCGGACGAGCTGATGACGACGGGGCAGATCTACGACCATTCCGCGCGACTGCGCTCGTTCGAGATCGCGGCGGAGGTGCGGGAGAGGTTGGCGAAACAGCCGGCGGTGTGA
- a CDS encoding Bug family tripartite tricarboxylate transporter substrate binding protein, whose product MRIIWIGIAAVAAMLAGPASGQEWPARNVKLIVPYPAGGNVDSAARIIADKLQEKLGQPFVIENKAGAGGMIAGEAFAKSAPDGYTLFVGANGPVLFATEINKREAYNWKKDFLPISTISMTPLVLEVHPSVQATSFKEFIDLAKREPGKLTMASPGPGTTNHLLSELMQSNLELQWVTAHYRGNAPAINDLLGGQVQFAFDQLTVSLQHIKAGLFRPLAVTSPHRLKSLPDVPTFAELGYKDFDGQTFTGLFAPAGTPAPIVEKLHTTLVAILKDPAIADKFEKLGGEATAMTPDEFKAYLVREDAKWIPVVRKANIRAD is encoded by the coding sequence ATGAGAATAATCTGGATTGGCATTGCCGCCGTGGCGGCGATGCTGGCGGGGCCCGCCTCTGGGCAGGAATGGCCCGCGCGCAACGTCAAGCTGATCGTGCCGTATCCGGCCGGCGGCAATGTCGACAGCGCCGCGCGCATCATCGCCGACAAGCTCCAGGAAAAGCTCGGCCAGCCCTTCGTCATCGAGAACAAGGCCGGCGCCGGCGGCATGATCGCGGGCGAGGCCTTCGCGAAATCCGCGCCCGACGGCTACACGCTGTTCGTCGGCGCCAACGGCCCGGTGCTGTTCGCGACCGAGATCAACAAGCGCGAGGCCTATAATTGGAAGAAGGACTTCCTGCCGATCTCGACCATCTCGATGACGCCGCTGGTGCTCGAGGTGCATCCCTCGGTACAGGCGACGAGCTTCAAGGAGTTCATCGACCTCGCCAAGCGCGAGCCCGGCAAGCTGACCATGGCCTCGCCCGGCCCCGGCACCACCAACCACCTGCTCAGCGAGCTGATGCAGTCGAACCTCGAGCTGCAATGGGTCACGGCGCATTACCGCGGCAACGCGCCGGCGATCAACGATCTGCTCGGCGGCCAGGTGCAGTTCGCATTCGACCAGCTCACGGTCAGCCTCCAGCACATCAAGGCCGGCCTGTTCCGCCCGCTCGCGGTCACCAGCCCGCACCGCCTGAAGTCGCTGCCTGATGTGCCGACCTTCGCCGAGCTCGGCTACAAGGATTTCGACGGCCAGACCTTCACCGGCCTGTTCGCGCCCGCGGGCACGCCGGCACCAATCGTCGAGAAGCTGCACACGACGCTGGTCGCGATCTTGAAGGACCCGGCCATCGCCGACAAGTTCGAGAAGCTCGGCGGCGAAGCGACCGCGATGACGCCCGACGAGTTCAAGGCCTATCTCGTGCGCGAGGACGCCAAATGGATTCCGGTCGTGCGCAAGGCCAACATCAGGGCTGATTGA
- a CDS encoding ferric reductase-like transmembrane domain-containing protein, with amino-acid sequence MTGWSSARGILIWVALALAIGVPVALAATSEQLAWRGPVYILAGFAGIIALGLVLMQPLLIGGYLPGLSAYRGRRAHHWIGGTLVLAVVIHVAGLWITSPPDMIDALTYASPTPFSPFGVTAMWAIFIVALLALLRRRLGLRLRTWRIIHIPLAIVIVAGSVVHCLLIEGTMETISKAALCVLVVMAAAKVMADLWRRRTLRGEGVARQ; translated from the coding sequence ATGACGGGGTGGAGTTCGGCGCGGGGGATCCTGATCTGGGTCGCCCTTGCCTTGGCCATCGGCGTGCCGGTCGCGCTGGCTGCGACCAGCGAGCAGCTCGCTTGGCGCGGTCCGGTCTACATCCTCGCCGGCTTCGCCGGGATCATCGCCCTCGGTCTCGTGCTGATGCAGCCGCTGCTGATCGGCGGATATCTGCCGGGCCTGTCGGCCTATCGCGGCCGGCGCGCCCATCACTGGATCGGCGGCACGCTGGTGCTGGCTGTGGTGATCCACGTCGCCGGCCTCTGGATCACCAGCCCGCCCGACATGATCGATGCGCTGACCTATGCATCGCCGACCCCGTTCTCCCCCTTCGGCGTCACCGCGATGTGGGCCATCTTCATCGTCGCGCTTCTGGCGCTCCTGCGCCGGCGATTGGGCCTGCGGCTGCGAACCTGGCGCATCATCCATATTCCGCTTGCCATCGTCATCGTCGCAGGCAGCGTGGTCCATTGCCTCTTGATCGAGGGGACGATGGAGACGATCTCGAAAGCGGCACTGTGCGTGCTGGTGGTTATGGCGGCCGCAAAGGTGATGGCCGATCTTTGGCGGAGGCGGACGCTCCGCGGCGAGGGTGTCGCACGGCAGTAG
- a CDS encoding alpha/beta fold hydrolase: MKLSVNGTEVFAATGGREFDKSLPTVVFIHGAGFDHSTWALHTRWFAHHGFGVLAPDLPGHGRSAGPSLSDIAEMADWTAALLDAAGSARAHLIGHSMGSLISLETAARHPGKVSALSLIGTAATMTVGPDLLKAAEANSQDANDMVSIWGLGFNAELGGSLAPGLWMHGGAQAVLKACEPGVLFRDLSACNAYANALTAAASVKVPTTLILGERDMMTPAKAGKALAAAIPHAKTVVVRGAGHMIMAERPDELLAALRN; the protein is encoded by the coding sequence ATGAAGCTCTCCGTCAACGGCACCGAGGTGTTCGCCGCAACCGGCGGCCGCGAGTTCGACAAGTCCCTGCCCACGGTCGTCTTCATCCACGGCGCCGGCTTCGATCATTCGACCTGGGCGCTGCACACGCGCTGGTTCGCCCATCACGGCTTTGGCGTGCTGGCGCCTGATCTGCCCGGCCATGGCCGCTCGGCCGGACCGTCGCTGTCTGATATCGCCGAGATGGCCGACTGGACCGCCGCGCTGCTGGATGCGGCGGGAAGCGCAAGGGCGCATCTGATCGGCCATTCCATGGGATCGCTGATATCACTGGAAACGGCAGCCCGCCATCCCGGCAAGGTCTCCGCGCTGAGCCTGATCGGCACCGCCGCGACCATGACGGTCGGCCCGGATCTTTTGAAGGCCGCCGAGGCCAACTCGCAGGATGCCAACGACATGGTCTCGATCTGGGGCCTCGGCTTCAACGCCGAACTCGGCGGCAGCCTCGCGCCGGGCCTGTGGATGCATGGCGGCGCGCAGGCCGTGCTGAAGGCTTGCGAGCCGGGCGTGCTCTTTAGGGATCTGTCCGCCTGCAATGCCTATGCGAACGCGCTGACCGCTGCCGCGAGCGTGAAGGTGCCGACCACGCTCATTCTTGGCGAACGGGACATGATGACACCGGCCAAGGCCGGCAAGGCGCTTGCGGCCGCCATTCCGCATGCGAAGACTGTCGTAGTGCGGGGCGCCGGGCACATGATCATGGCTGAGCGCCCTGATGAACTGCTGGCGGCTTTAAGGAACTGA
- a CDS encoding fumarylacetoacetate hydrolase family protein: protein MRVLSYLLDGEPRYGAAVDGGVVDLTGRIGRDYSDVKALIAANALADAQEAVAGQKPDHALDELVLLPPVLAPEKLWCIGVNYAERNAEYKDDSDLPKYPSLFVRSMSSMTGSGQPLEKPKVSDQLDYEGELVIVIGQGGRHIPRDKAWSHIFGMTLCNEGTIRDWLRHGKFNVTQGKNFDRSGSIGPWIVTSDELDPRGPHDIVTRVNGEVRQQDTTERLMFPFDFLISYLSTFATLKPGDMIVTGTPTGAGARFDPPRWLKAGDVVEVESSRIGVLRNTVAAEQ from the coding sequence ATGCGAGTGCTGAGCTATCTCCTGGACGGAGAGCCGCGCTACGGCGCGGCCGTCGACGGCGGCGTGGTCGATCTGACCGGGCGCATCGGCCGCGACTATTCCGATGTGAAGGCGCTGATTGCGGCCAACGCCCTCGCCGACGCGCAGGAAGCGGTCGCCGGGCAAAAGCCGGACCACGCGCTCGACGAGCTCGTCCTGCTGCCGCCGGTGCTGGCGCCGGAAAAGCTCTGGTGCATCGGCGTCAACTACGCCGAGCGCAATGCGGAATACAAAGACGATTCGGACCTGCCCAAATATCCCAGCCTGTTCGTGCGCAGCATGTCCTCGATGACCGGCTCCGGCCAGCCGCTCGAGAAGCCCAAGGTTTCCGACCAGCTCGACTACGAAGGCGAGCTCGTCATCGTGATCGGGCAGGGCGGCCGCCACATTCCGCGCGACAAGGCGTGGTCGCACATCTTCGGCATGACGCTGTGCAATGAGGGCACGATCCGCGACTGGCTGCGCCACGGCAAGTTCAACGTCACGCAGGGCAAGAATTTCGACCGCTCCGGCAGCATCGGCCCGTGGATCGTCACGTCGGACGAGCTCGATCCGCGCGGTCCGCACGACATCGTCACGCGCGTCAACGGCGAGGTGCGGCAGCAGGACACCACCGAGCGGCTGATGTTTCCGTTCGATTTCCTGATCTCCTATCTCTCCACTTTCGCGACGCTGAAGCCCGGCGACATGATCGTGACGGGCACGCCGACGGGCGCGGGTGCGCGCTTCGATCCGCCGCGCTGGCTCAAGGCGGGTGACGTCGTCGAGGTCGAGTCGAGCCGCATCGGCGTGCTGCGCAACACCGTGGCCGCGGAGCAATAG
- a CDS encoding amidohydrolase family protein, whose product MPTYLPFDPNPRRPVKAPPPKTIDSQFHVLGPIEKYPERPGAAYRMPTATWEAALRMHKQLGIERGIIVQTTTYGADHAVVLDGLKAMGPNYRGCANALVFAEANDSYLARLHDAGVRGARFSFRQELGAVLSDADFARAIARIRELGWYAKIQPEKDGIMSSVAKYENLDVPVLIDHMARPDPEAGKADPNLRKMLELLAKGNFWVMLSLGEKTSKAGAPYDDVIPIARAYIEAAPDRCVWASDWPHPVSVKQPPNDADLLELMYRYAPDQAELEKILVHNPARLFGFTD is encoded by the coding sequence ATGCCGACCTATCTGCCGTTCGATCCCAATCCGCGCCGCCCGGTCAAGGCTCCGCCGCCGAAGACCATCGACAGCCAGTTTCACGTGCTGGGCCCGATCGAGAAATATCCGGAGCGGCCCGGTGCGGCCTATCGGATGCCGACCGCGACCTGGGAAGCGGCGCTGCGCATGCACAAGCAGCTCGGCATCGAGCGCGGCATCATCGTGCAAACCACCACTTACGGCGCCGACCATGCCGTCGTGCTCGACGGACTCAAAGCGATGGGCCCGAACTATCGCGGCTGCGCCAACGCGCTGGTGTTCGCCGAGGCGAACGATTCTTATCTCGCCAGGCTGCATGACGCCGGCGTCCGCGGCGCCCGCTTCAGCTTCCGCCAGGAGCTCGGCGCGGTGCTGTCGGACGCCGATTTTGCGCGCGCCATCGCCCGCATCCGCGAGCTCGGCTGGTACGCCAAGATCCAGCCGGAGAAGGACGGCATCATGTCCAGCGTCGCCAAGTACGAGAACCTGGACGTGCCCGTGCTGATCGACCACATGGCGCGCCCTGATCCGGAAGCCGGCAAGGCCGATCCGAATCTGCGCAAGATGCTGGAGCTGCTCGCCAAGGGCAATTTCTGGGTCATGCTGTCGCTCGGCGAGAAAACCTCAAAAGCCGGCGCTCCTTACGACGACGTCATCCCGATCGCGCGCGCCTATATCGAGGCCGCGCCCGACCGCTGCGTCTGGGCCAGCGACTGGCCGCATCCGGTCTCGGTGAAGCAGCCGCCGAACGATGCCGATCTGCTCGAGCTGATGTACCGCTACGCGCCCGACCAGGCCGAGCTGGAGAAGATTCTGGTGCACAATCCGGCCAGGCTGTTCGGGTTTACGGATTAG
- a CDS encoding flavin reductase family protein, translated as MRIDPTELGAERIYRLMTGIVVPRPIAWVTSLSRSGVLNLAPFSAFTFVSQKPPMLAISVGRKGADYKDTAHNILDTEEYVIHIADTPLMNAVHDSSVEHPPEISEVEHLGLETMPCERIKVPRLAAAPVAMECRFRQCLEFGDAKSRLIVGEVVMFHLRDGLVNDGKVETKALDPIARIGGPRYARLGDIVTLNTVFQTPKSKD; from the coding sequence ATGCGGATCGACCCCACCGAGCTCGGCGCGGAGCGCATCTACCGGCTGATGACCGGCATCGTGGTGCCGCGCCCGATCGCTTGGGTCACCAGCCTGTCGCGCAGCGGCGTGCTCAACCTCGCGCCGTTCAGCGCCTTCACCTTCGTCTCGCAGAAGCCGCCGATGCTGGCCATCAGCGTCGGCCGCAAGGGCGCCGACTACAAGGACACCGCGCACAACATCCTCGATACCGAGGAATATGTGATCCACATCGCCGATACGCCGCTGATGAATGCGGTGCACGACTCATCGGTCGAGCATCCGCCTGAAATCAGCGAGGTCGAGCATCTCGGTCTGGAGACGATGCCCTGCGAGCGCATCAAGGTGCCCAGGCTCGCCGCAGCTCCCGTTGCGATGGAGTGCCGCTTCCGGCAGTGCCTCGAATTCGGCGATGCCAAGAGCCGGCTCATCGTCGGCGAGGTCGTGATGTTCCACCTGCGCGACGGGCTCGTCAATGACGGCAAGGTCGAGACCAAGGCGCTCGATCCGATCGCGCGCATCGGCGGCCCGCGCTACGCCCGGCTCGGCGACATCGTGACGCTCAACACCGTGTTCCAGACGCCCAAATCAAAAGACTGA